The nucleotide window CTGGTTCGTGGACCGCTACGGCCCGCGCATCGTCGTCTGCTTCGGCGGCGTGATGATCGCGCTGGCCTGGCTCATCAACTCTCAGGCGTCTTCGCTCTGGATGCTCTATGCCGGCTCCGTGATCGGCGGGATCGGTGCCGGATCGGTTTACGGAACCTGCGTCGGCAACGCGCTGAAATGGTTTCCGCACCGGCGCGGCCTCGCCGCCGGTGCCACGGCGGCCGGTTTCGGTGCCGGAGCCGCGGTCACGGTGGTGCCGATCGCCAAGATGATCGCCAGCAGCGGTTACCAGGACGCGTTCCTGTATTTCGGCCTCGGTCAGGGCGCCATCGTCGTGCTGCTGTCGTTCTTCCTGCGCAAGCCCTCCGTCGCCGTGCCGATGCAGCGCAAGAGTCTGCGCCTGCCGCAGACCAAGGTCGACCGCACCCCGCGAGAGGTCGTGCGCACGCCGGTCTTCTGGGTGATGTACGTCATCTTCGTGATGGTGGCCTCGGGTGGATTGATGGCCGCGGCGCAGATCGCGCCCATCGCCCACGACTTCAAGGTCGCGGATGTCCCCGTCAGCCTGTTCGGCCTGCAGATGGCGGCGCTGACCTTCGCGATCTCCCTCGATCGGATTTTCGACGGGTTCGGACGTCCGTTCTTCGGCTTCGTTTCCGATACGATCGGGCGCGAGAATACGATGTTCATCGCCTTCTCCACCGCGGCCGCGGCGATCATCCTGCTCTTGAGCTACGGCTCCAACCCGCTGGTCTTCGTGTTCTCGACAGCGATCTATTTCGGCGTCTTCGGCGAGATCTACTCGCTGTTTCCCGCAACCTGCGGCGACACGTTCGGCTCCACCTTCGCCACGACCAATGCCGGGTTGCTCTACACCGCCAAGGGGACTGCCTCGTTCCTCGTGCCTGTGGCGAGCATCATCTCGGCGACTTATGGCTGGTCGGCGGTGTTCTCGATCATCATCGGGCTGAACGTGGCGGCCGCCGTGCTCGCGATGTTCGTCCTCCGGCCGATGCGGGCACGCTACCTCGCGCAAGGCCCGGCTCTTGCTCTGGAAACGACCGAGGAATCCGGGCCTGCCCGCCTCGCACGGAATCCGGTCTGATCCGTCCGGGTCGCGTCGCCGGGCCGGCCATCGACGATCCGGCTCCCTCGGGGAGGGGGCCGGGAATGCCCCCGACCCCTTGAGGTCCGTCATGCACCTTGCCGCCATCCTGGCGCTTCAGAGCGTTCCCTTCGCGGGCCTGATCCTGGCCGGGGGAGAGGACAGGGACCTGTTCACTGTCGTCTACATCGCGGCCCTCGGCCTGATCCTGGCCCTGGACACCCTGCTCGGCGGCACGTTCGAGATCGCCACGGCTTTCGGAGGCGGGGTCCGCTGAGCAGGCTCGCGTCGGCAAGCCGATGCTTCACATCGCCGAGGCATCTGACGTGTCGCAGGTTTCGGTCCGCAAAACTGGTGACCGCTTTTCCTGAACCTGCCGAGAGGCGCCTGCGCCCGCTCTCCTCGAACCGCCTCGACGATCCGCGTATCAACCCCGTCGAGGCGTCCCGCCCGGTACCGGACGGGACGAGTTCGCGTCAGGCGGCGCGGACGGTTGCGAGGAAGCGAGAGACCTCCGCACCGAGATGCTCGGACTGGCGCGACAGTTCGGAGGCGGCGGACAGGACCTGGCCGGCCGCCATCCCGGTTTCCTCCGAGGCCTGGGCCACGCCGGCAATGTTGCCGGTCACCTCATTGGTGCCTGTCGATGCCTGGGCGACGTTGCGGACGATCTCCTGCGTCGCCGCACCCTGTTGTTCCACCGCGGCGGCGATCGAGGCCGCCATGTCGTCGATCTCGCGGATCCGTCCCGAGATGCCGCCGATCGCCGTGACGGCCTGAGCGGTGACGCCCTGCACCTCGCCGATCTGGCGGCTGATCTCCTCGGTCGCCTTGGCGGTCTGGGCGGCGAGGGCCTTCACCTCGCTCGCGACCACCGCGAAGCCCCGCCCCGCCGCGCCGGCGCGCGCCGCCTCGATCGTGGCATTGAGCGCCAGCAGGTTCGTCTGGCTGGCGATCGTCGAGATCATGCCCACCATGTCGCCGATGCGGGCCGACGTGGTCTGCAGGGCCTGGACCAGATGCACGGTCTGATCGGCCTCGCCCACGGCCGATTGAGCCAGCATGGCCGAACCGGACACCTGGCGACCGATCTCCTGCACCGACGAGCCCAGTTCCTCGGCGGCCGCCGCGACGGTGTTGACGTTGGTGGCGGCCTCCTCGGCGGCTGCAGCGACGGTGGAGGACTGAGCCGCCGTCTCGTTGGCGCTGGCGGTCATCTGCTGGGCGGTGGCCTGGAGTTCGGTGGCCGATGAGGACACGGTCCCGACGATACCGCCGACGGCACGCTCGAAGCCGTCGGCTAACTCGATCATCGTGCGCTTGCGCTCGGCCGCCGCGGCCTCGTCCGCCCCGCGCTTGATTTCGGCTTCCTCGGCGGCCTTGCGGGCGACCATGGCCTTGATGCCCTCGACGGCCTTTCCGACGGCGCCGATCTCGTCACCGCGGGCGGCTTCCTTGATCTGCGCATCGATCTCGCCCCGGGCCATGCGCTGGAGAACGCTGACGAGGTTGCCGAGCGGGCGGGCGACCTGCGCGATGACCGTATAGATGCCGTAGGCGATGGTCAGCGCGGCGAGACCGAGCGCAGCCAGCAAGGTGAGTCGGGTCCAACCGGACGTCGTCTCGGAGCGCTGGTATTCCGCCTCCACCTCACGCACCTGCAGCGTGGCCAGTTTCGTCAGGTTCGCGTTGGTCGCCTGCAGACTTTTCAGAAGGTCCGCATGCGTCGTCTCGAAATCCGAACCGTTGCCGGCAGCGATGCGCTTGAGGATCTCGGCCATGATGACGCCGTTCCCGTCGATCCGGCCCTGCAGGTCCTTGGATATGATCTGCTCTTCCTGTGTCAGGTAGGTCGCCAGGTAGGCCGACCATTCCTTGGTGACGTTCGAGAGGTCGCGCTCGATCTTCTCCTTGGCCTGGCCCGGCTCGATCTGACCGCTGCGCAGCGCGCGCGAGACGTTGGTCAAGTCGTCATAGGCATCGCGGATGACGATGAATTGCCGAAGAGGGATGACACGATCTTCGAAGGTGGTTTTGAGGCTTTGATGACTCCAATGGAGTGCAAGATTAGCGATGCCTGCGGTTGCAAGGAGAACGAGACCGATACAAGCCAGCAATGCTACAAGTCTAAGCTTGATGGTCATTGTCATTGGTGATGCTTTCAAACTGTGCGGACTAGGTGTCACGAAAAACCGAACTGGTCCGTGACTCTTGGCTCAAGACGCACAATATTTATGCAAATTGATTATAATCTCATAAACAGATCGGTTCAGAGGCTGAACAATGAGCGATCTGCGTCAATTGGGCGTCAGGGAAAAGGGAGCGGCAACACGGTCCGACGTTGTGTTCAGGCATTCGATAACGGGGATCGAAGAAGACCTGCACAAGGCCGGATCGAGGACGTCGACGACGGTTCTCGATCACCGCGAGAGCCGCTTTCGTCGACGGGTTCGGGGCGACATCAGCCCCGCCCGTGGGCATCCGGCATCCGAGGCGGCAGGCCGATTTCGACGATCGCCGGTCTCCCTCAGACGGGCTGGTAGGTGTGCTCGTCCGCGGGGAAACGGCCGGCGCGGACCTCTTCGGCATAGGCCTCCACGGCGCCCTCGATCTGCCCGCGCAGGGAGCCGAAGCGCTTGACGAATTTCGGCACCCTGTCGCTCAGCCCGAGCATGTCCTCGAGCACCAGGATCTGACCGTCGCAGGCGGTGGAAGCACCGATGCCGATGGTCACCGTGGTGATCGAGGGCGCCGTGGCGATGGCGCGGGCCACCGGCTCCACGATCCCTTCCATGACGATCGCGAACGCTCCCGCGTCGCTGATCGCCTGGGCGTCCTGCATCAGCTTACGCTCGCCATCCTCGCCGCGTCCCTGAACGCGAAAGCCGCCCATCGTATTCACGGATTGCGGGGTGAGTCCGATATGGCCCATGACGGGAATGCCCCGCTCCACCAGAAAGGCCACGGTCTCGGCGAAGCGCGCGCCGCCTTCCATCTTGATCGCGCCGGCGCCGGTCTCCTTCAGCACGCGGGCAGCGTTCATGAAGGCCTGTTGCGGGCTCGCCTCGTAAGAGCCGAAGGGCATGTCGACCACGATGAGCGCCTTCGAGGTGCCGCGGATCACGGCCTGCGCCTGGACGATCATCATCTCCAGCGTCACCGGCAGAGTCGTTTCCATCCCGTGCATGACCATGCCGAGGGAATCACCCACGAGGATGAAGTCGCAATGCGGATCGAGGATACCGGCGGTGTGGGCATGGTACGCCGTCAGCGCGATGATCTTGCGCCCCTCGGCCTTCCGCTTGGCAAGGTCCACAGCGCGGATGCGGCGTGACTGCACGACTTGCGACATCGATCTCAACCCGGTTTGGCAGCCGGCTCAAGGGCCGGAGGCGCGTCGGGGATTTCTATACGCATAGAGCACGTAAATCACGCGCCGGAATGACGGTTGTCGTCACCTGTATGATGAGGGCTGGAGAGGCTGACTTCATGTAACATTAGCGATCTCGGCGATGGCGTCGCTCGTAGTCGCTGCCCTTGCCGGGCGTTTCCTCCCTAGACGTCGGGCCGTCTCCGGTGCCTTTATTCTGCCACAACCGCGGCCGTGTCAACGGGCTGCTTCGGTTCGCAACCCTCCGGGGCTACTTATTTTGCGAGCTTCCTTTGATCTCCGATCCTTTCTCCTGTGGCATACCTTAGAAACGGGTCGTCAAAGCGTTCAGCCAATCGGGCGATGCAGCCACGAGCGCCGTCTCTAGTCGTTTATCGAGCCCGGTCAGGATCGCGAATCCGGTGACCACGAGGACGATCCCGAGCAGAGCCTTCAGGCCCTTGCCCGCCTGGATCATCCGCGTTCGCCACGCCATCAGCACCTGGCGCGACAGCAGCCCTAGGACGAGCAGGGGCAGGGCGGCACCGAGGCCGAAGACCAGCATGGTGAAGGCCACCTGCACCAGGTCCTTGCCCTGAGCGGCGAGCAGAGAGGCAGCGCCGAGGGTCGGTCCGACACAGGGGCTCCACACCGCGCCGAGGAGGAGGCCAACGGCGAACTGACCCGCGAGGCCCGTCGAGGCAAAGCCGCCGAAACGCCGCTCCGCCCAATCGCTGAGCGGCCCGCCGGCGGTGGCGAGGCGGATCTGGAGAGCGGGCAGGATGAGGATCGTCCCGACCGCGACGAGCAGGACGGCCGCGACCGGGCGAAAGACATCGCCATCGAGCCCGAGGCTGAAGCCGATCGTCGCCACGAACAGGCCGAGCGCCACAAAGGATAGAGCGAGTCCTGCCGCGAGGGCGACCGGGCCGAATCTATGCTCCGAGGCCGCTGCGCCGAGCACGAGGGGAAGCAGGGGGAGAACGCACGGCGACAGGATGGTGAGCAGGCCGGCGAGGAAGGCGAGCCCGAGCGTGGCATTCATGGCGTCGACGCCCGTTTCGATCTCGACCGCTGCCCTAGAGACCTTTCTCCACCAGCGACTCGATCCATTCCGCCTGCGTCTCTCCCACCGAGCGACCGACTTCTTCGCGTCCCTTGAAGGCGATCAGCGTGCTCTGCATACGCGCCTCGAACCGGCGCATCAGGGCCTTCTGCGTATCGAAGTCGATTTCGTAGATGGCGAGATCCTTGAAGCGCGGCTGATCGGACAGCGCCTTCAGGATCGGCCGCTGCGTCTTGCAAATCGGGCACCACGGCGCCGTCACTTCCACGATGATCGGTCGCCCGGCGGCCTGGGCCGCATTGAAGGCGGCCTCGTCGAAAGGCTCGGCGGCGGATGCCGAGCGAGGCATGACCGTGGCGAACAAGGCCGCCGTGAGGAGGATGGCGCGACGGCTGATCATCGGGGATGTCTCGGTTGGTGGCTGTGCAGGTCGGAACCGGCCGCGATCCGCGGACCGGCTCGTCACTCCCATCGTTATCGCTGCGCCTCGCCGACAGGCTTGGCGGCCCAGGCGGGATCGACTTTCAGGATCGTGGTGTCGTGCGTGTCCTGCCAGCCTTCGACCCCTTCGGCGAACCAGTAAACTCGAGAATAGCCGTTCTGTACGAGCCGCTTTCCAGCATTCCAGCTACCCCAGCATTCGGGATGGCAGAAGGTCACTACCGGTTTCGACTTGTCGCCGCCGGTCAGATCCGCGACGCGGGCGAGAAACTGCGTCTCCCGTGCGGGATCCATCGGCGCAGCGCCCGCGCCCGGCATCCAGAGGCTGCCCGGGATCGAGCGGTGGGCTGGCAACCAGGGCCTGTCGGCGGGGAACCCCACCGGCTTCTGGTCCGCCAGCGCCACGTCGATCATCACCGGCTTCTCGGCGGCGACGAGCGTATCGAGAGCGTCGATGTCGACCACGGTCGCGCCTTTCAGCGTCTTCGGGGTGTAGCCCTTGGGCGCCCCGGTCCAGTAGCCTTCCGGCTCCGGCACGTTGACCGGTGAATCGGCGGGACCCGCCGCCCGGACGGGAGCGATGGCGCCCGACAGGGAGACGAGAGCGAGCGCGGCGGCTCCGATGATGCGGATCATGATCGGCATCCCTCCTCAGTTGCTCGGGCTCGGAGTGTTGAAGCTGTGCTCCCAACGGCCCTGCTGGTTGTCCATGGCGACGACCTTGATCGGACCCTTGGCGTCGGGAGCGAGGCCGAAGTTGATCACCGGGTTGGAGGCGATGGAGATGTCGCCGTTCATCGAGAAGACGAGCTTGCCGTTCGAAGAGACGTCGAGCTTGTTGATGTAGCGGGCCGGCGTGTAGTCGCGCGTGACCTGGTTCATCTGCATGCCGCTGAAGTTCGGATGTCGGACCATCAGCGTCGCCTCGACCGGCTTGCCGGTGCCGCCTTCGGCGAACTTCATCTTCATGTCGCCGGCGCCCTTCAGCGCTTCCTCGTCACTCATGCCCATCGGCGCCGAACAGCCGCCGGAGGCCTTCACGAACTTGACGGCCTCGTAGAGCTTGCCGTCCTTGGTCTCGGCAACGGCATGGACGTTGGTGTAATTGTTGATCCGCACCCGTAGCTTGACCTCGCTCGGGTCGGCGGCGGGGCCGAAGGTGATGTGCGCGGCATAGGGCGACGGGTTGTCGTCGATGATGAGATGCACGGCGGCGATCTTGTCCTTCTCCGGCATCGTCAGGGTGATCGGCACCAGGGCCGCGTCGAGGGCGCGCGGCGGGGCGTCGACCTTGATCAGCGCGTCGGTCGGCTCAACCTTGCGATCGCCGAAGATCGACTTGGAGATTTCCTGCCAGCGCTCGAGCCGCTCCGTATCGGTGTCGCTCGCGCCCGCGGCGAGGACGGGACCGCCCATCAGCATGGCGGCGGACAGGCACAGGGCCGCTGTGACGGATCGCTTGGTCGCGGAATTCTTCATCGATGCGTACATGATCATGGCGTCTCTCCTCGTCGTTACGATGTGGCGCTTGCTCATTCCCACTCAAGCTCCTTGTAAGCTTGCGTGACGTTGCGGCCGTTATAGGTGTCGAACAAAACCCATTTCTCGCGCTCGGCCTGACCGATGCTGTCGATCGCCTTGTCGATGGGCTGATCGGCGGCGATCGCCTTGCGGGTTTCGTCGCGCAAGGTCGTGAGGTAACGCGTCAGATCCGCGAAAGCGGGCGCGGCATCGACCAGGGTCGGCCCGTGACCCGGAACGGCTTTCGACGCTCCCATTGCCTCCAGCTTTTCGACCTCCTTCAGCCAACCGAGGAGGCTGCCGTCGAGGGACGGGATTCGCGCGACGAACAGGAGGTCCGCCGGGAACAGGATGCCCGTTTTGGTATCGACCATGGAGAGGTCGCAATTGGTGTGGGCGGTACCATGCGCGGTGAAGCGCAAGTTCCGCCCGCCGAGGTCGATCTCGGCCGTGTCGGCCACCTCCATCGTCGGATAGACCACGGAGCCGGCCTGATCGGCGCCCAGGATGTCGACGAGACGCGTCCTGTAGAAATCCCCACGGGAATCGAGGGCCGAGCGGAGGGTGCGATGACCGATGAAGACCGGCTTGTCCTGCGCGAAGGCTTCCGCGCCAAAACAATGATCGGGATGGACATGCGTGAGAACGACGTGGCTGATCGGCTTGGCCGTACGCTTCCTGATCTCCGCACGGAGCCATTGCCCATCGGCGAGGCTCCCGCCCGACTCCGTCACGAGGACCGACGACTCGCCCACGATGAAGCCGATATTGGCGATGGCGTCGCCGTTCTCGGGCGTCGCCTCGGCGTCGATGCCGCGCCGCATGAAGATGCCCGGCCCGACCTCGTCCATGGTAAACGACCCGGCCGCCCGGCCAAGCGTCGGCAGGCAGCATAGGCAGAGCCCGCCGAACAGGGCGCCGCGACGTGTGGTCAAGCTGTAGGAGGAGTAGGCCGTCATGGCATATCCTGCGGTGTTCGCCCAACGGAGCGAGCCGACATGCATTATCCTCCCGTTTTTATGGCTACCATCTAGTAGGTAGATTTCTGTCGCCGTCAATGGCATAAGTGCCCGCGACCGGAACGGATGCATCACGCCTTCGTGCCCGAATTCCCGTTCCGCGAAGCGAAAAAGTCGACCGACGATGAGAGATACCCGAGCGGAATTACTGGCCCAGGCTGAGGTCCTGGTGCGCGGCCGGGGCTATTCGGGCTTCAGCTACGGAGACCTCGCCGAGGCGGTGAACATCCGCAAGGCGAGCATCCATCATCATTTCCGCACGAAGACCGACCTCGCCATCGCCCTGGTGGAAGCCTACGACGCCCGTTACGACGCGGCCCTTGCTTCCGTCTTCGCGACGCAAGCCGACGCGGTCTCGCGGATCGAGGCCTATGGCCGGTATTATCTCTCCGGCGTCGAGGATGGGCTCGGCTGCCTCTGCGCCGTGCTCGCCATTGAGCTGGATACGCTGCCGGAGGCGTTGCGCGCGGACATCGCCCGCTTCTTCGACAAGCACATCGCCTGGCTGGAGCGTGTCCTGGCCGAGGGCCGCACCGATGGGAGCCTTCGCGCCGATCTCGACCCGGCCGCCACGTCGCGCATGGTGGTGGCGACTCTGGAAGGCGCGCTCATGCTGGAGCGGTTGCTCGCCGGATCGTCTGGCTTCCGCAGCACCCTCGGGGCGCTCTGCGAAAGCCTCAAGCCGGTTCGGATCGGTTGAGGAAACGCCCTTTCATCGCGGCACGATGATACAATATGACAGGCACCACACAGCCGACGCGGCCCATTCCGCGAACCTGAAGAGCCTTTCATGTCCGACAGCCCGAACGCCGCCTCCTCGAAGATTCCCGTGACCGTGCTCACGGGCTATCTCGGAGCCGGCAAGACCACGCTTCTCAACCGCATCCTCACCGAGAATCACGGCAAGCGCTACGCCGTCATCGTCAACGAGTTCGGCGAGATCGGCATCGACAACGACCTCGTCATCGGTGCCGACGAGGAAGTGTTCGAGATGAACAACGGCTGCGTCTGCTGCACCGTGCGCGGCGATCTCATCCGCATCATGGACGGCTTGGTGAAGCGGCGCGGCAAGTTCGACGCGATCATCGTCGAGACCACCGGCCTCGCCGACCCGGCCCCGGTGGCCCAGACCTTCTTCATCGACGAAGATGTGGGCGGCGCGGCCCGCCTGGACGCCGTGGTGACGGTGGCGGACGCCAAATGGCTGGCCGACCGGCTCAAGGACGCGCCGGAGGCCAAGAACCAGATCGCCTTCGCCGATGTGATCCTGCTCAACAAGGCGGATCTCGTGGAGCCGGCGGACCTCGACCGCGTCGAGGGACTGATCCGTTCGATCAACCCGTACGCCAAGGTCCACCGCACCAGCCGCTGCGACGTCGCCCTCGATCAGGTGCTCGACCGCAACGCCTTCGACCTCTCCCGGATCCTCGATATCGAGCCCGACTTCCTGGAAGAAGGCCATCACCACCATCACGACGACGACATGCAGTCTGTCTCGGCGAAGATCGACGGACCGGTTGACCCGGAGAAGTTCATGCCTTGGATTTCGACCCTGACGCAGGTTCAGGGGCCGGACATCCTGCGGTGCAAGGGCATCGTCGCCTTCCCCGACGAGCCCCAGCGCTTCGTCTTCCAGGGCGTCCACCAGATCCTCGACGGTGACTTACAGGGACCTTGGAAGGACGATGAAAAGCGCGTCTCGCGGGTGGTCTTCATCGGTCGCAAGCTCGATCCGCAGGCGATCCGCGAGGGCTTCTACGACTGCAAGGTGGCCTGACCGGGCGGGGCAGGAGCCGCGGCTTCGCCGGGAATCGAACCGAGCGGGGGCGAACGCATTGTCCGTTCGTTCCTCAAATTGGATTTGCCGATGAAACGTCGCTTCGCCTGCGCGTCCCTTCTCATGCTGACGGTGGCGCTGCCGCTCGGCAGTGTCGCGCTCCCGACACCGGGGGAGGCGAAGCAGTCGATGTACCGCGAGCAGCGATTCGGCAGCATGTGTAAGCAGCCGCTGAAGTTCGCGGCCGGGGCGTGCGTCCGGCGCTGCCCCGCGGGCTACCGCGATACCGGGCGCTATTGCCGTTTCAAGAATATGAGTCGTTGAGGCGCGATCGAGACCGAGGGCCTCTTTTCTTGGGCTCATTATACCTGACCACCTCGACCGCCCGGCGATAGGGCGGCTGGCCCACGAAGCGTTCCTCAACCGGAGCCCAAAATGATCCTGCGCCTTGCCTGCTCCGCCGCCATGCTCATCGGCGTGTCGATCCCTCTCGTCACGTCGGCTGAGGCAGGCCCGGCGCAATCCTACGAGTATCAATCGCGCGGCGTCCGAAACGCGTGCCGCCCGCCGCTGAAGTTCGCGGCCGGCGCCTGTGTCCGTCGTTGCCCAGCTGGCTACCGCGACAACGGACCCACATGCGGCTTCAAGTCGATGAGGCGCTGATCCAGGGCGTCTCGCGCCTTTTCGGTACGTGATCGATCGGGGGCGAGCCTGCCAAGTCTGTGTTCGTGCAGGGCCTGGTCGGCGCAAGTCGGGGTTCGTGAAAGACTTGGTTTACCATTCCGGCACAGGATCGCGCCCGTGCCGGCTTCTCGCTGCCGGCGGCCATCGGCTGCCCATCCGGGCAACCTTCGGGTCACGGAGAGCGACGCCCCATGATGTCTCGCGCGGAACGCACGCCCCTGACCGATTGGTGGTGGACCGTCGATCGCGGCCTTCTCGCCGGTCTCACCGCCCTGATGGTGGCCGGTCTGGTCTTCCTCATGGGTGGCGGTCCGCCGGTGGCCGAGAAGATCGGCCTGCCGACCTTCCACTTCCTCAACCGCCAGGCGATGTACCTCGCCCCGACGATCCTGATCATCGTCGCGGTGTCGTTCCTGTCTCTGCGTCATATCCGTCGTGTGGCGCTCGCCACTTGGATCGTCGGCGTCACGCTCTGCATCCTCGCCGGCAAGTTCGGCCCGGAAATCAAGGGCGCGCATCGCTGGATCCAATTCGGCGCCTTCGGCCTGCAGCCGTCCGAATTCGTGAAGCCGGCCTTCGTGGTCGTGGCCGCCTGGGCCTTCTCGGAGGGAGCGCAGCGTCGCGACATGCCGGGCGGCCTGCTGGCGATCCTGCTCCTGCCCGTCACCATCGTGCCCCTCATCCTGCAGCCTGATTTCGGTCAGACCATGCTGATCACCATCGTCTGGTGCTCGCTGTTCTTCGTGGCTGGCCTGCACTGGTTCTGGGTCGCGGGTCTCGGTGCGGCGGGCCTCCTCGGGGTCGGCGTCGCCTATCAGTTCCTGCATCACGTTCGCGAGCGCATCACCCGCTTCCTCGACAAGGATTCCGGTGACAGTTTCCAGGAATACTGGGCGCGCGAATCGTTCAATTCCGGCGGCTGGTTCGGCACCGGCCCGGGAGAGGGCGTCGCGAAACGCCACCTGCCCGATGCCCATACCGACTTTATCTTCTCGGTGACCGGCGAGGAATT belongs to Methylobacterium sp. 77 and includes:
- the oxlT gene encoding oxalate/formate MFS antiporter → MERQDPPSAKWRQLAFGVLCMAMIANLQYGWTLFVDPIDAKFHWGRAAIQFAFTIFVATETWLVPVEAWFVDRYGPRIVVCFGGVMIALAWLINSQASSLWMLYAGSVIGGIGAGSVYGTCVGNALKWFPHRRGLAAGATAAGFGAGAAVTVVPIAKMIASSGYQDAFLYFGLGQGAIVVLLSFFLRKPSVAVPMQRKSLRLPQTKVDRTPREVVRTPVFWVMYVIFVMVASGGLMAAAQIAPIAHDFKVADVPVSLFGLQMAALTFAISLDRIFDGFGRPFFGFVSDTIGRENTMFIAFSTAAAAIILLLSYGSNPLVFVFSTAIYFGVFGEIYSLFPATCGDTFGSTFATTNAGLLYTAKGTASFLVPVASIISATYGWSAVFSIIIGLNVAAAVLAMFVLRPMRARYLAQGPALALETTEESGPARLARNPV
- a CDS encoding methyl-accepting chemotaxis protein, which codes for MTMTIKLRLVALLACIGLVLLATAGIANLALHWSHQSLKTTFEDRVIPLRQFIVIRDAYDDLTNVSRALRSGQIEPGQAKEKIERDLSNVTKEWSAYLATYLTQEEQIISKDLQGRIDGNGVIMAEILKRIAAGNGSDFETTHADLLKSLQATNANLTKLATLQVREVEAEYQRSETTSGWTRLTLLAALGLAALTIAYGIYTVIAQVARPLGNLVSVLQRMARGEIDAQIKEAARGDEIGAVGKAVEGIKAMVARKAAEEAEIKRGADEAAAAERKRTMIELADGFERAVGGIVGTVSSSATELQATAQQMTASANETAAQSSTVAAAAEEAATNVNTVAAAAEELGSSVQEIGRQVSGSAMLAQSAVGEADQTVHLVQALQTTSARIGDMVGMISTIASQTNLLALNATIEAARAGAAGRGFAVVASEVKALAAQTAKATEEISRQIGEVQGVTAQAVTAIGGISGRIREIDDMAASIAAAVEQQGAATQEIVRNVAQASTGTNEVTGNIAGVAQASEETGMAAGQVLSAASELSRQSEHLGAEVSRFLATVRAA
- the panB gene encoding 3-methyl-2-oxobutanoate hydroxymethyltransferase, with translation MSQVVQSRRIRAVDLAKRKAEGRKIIALTAYHAHTAGILDPHCDFILVGDSLGMVMHGMETTLPVTLEMMIVQAQAVIRGTSKALIVVDMPFGSYEASPQQAFMNAARVLKETGAGAIKMEGGARFAETVAFLVERGIPVMGHIGLTPQSVNTMGGFRVQGRGEDGERKLMQDAQAISDAGAFAIVMEGIVEPVARAIATAPSITTVTIGIGASTACDGQILVLEDMLGLSDRVPKFVKRFGSLRGQIEGAVEAYAEEVRAGRFPADEHTYQPV
- a CDS encoding cytochrome c biogenesis protein CcdA, whose amino-acid sequence is MNATLGLAFLAGLLTILSPCVLPLLPLVLGAAASEHRFGPVALAAGLALSFVALGLFVATIGFSLGLDGDVFRPVAAVLLVAVGTILILPALQIRLATAGGPLSDWAERRFGGFASTGLAGQFAVGLLLGAVWSPCVGPTLGAASLLAAQGKDLVQVAFTMLVFGLGAALPLLVLGLLSRQVLMAWRTRMIQAGKGLKALLGIVLVVTGFAILTGLDKRLETALVAASPDWLNALTTRF
- a CDS encoding thioredoxin family protein, which codes for MISRRAILLTAALFATVMPRSASAAEPFDEAAFNAAQAAGRPIIVEVTAPWCPICKTQRPILKALSDQPRFKDLAIYEIDFDTQKALMRRFEARMQSTLIAFKGREEVGRSVGETQAEWIESLVEKGL
- a CDS encoding rhodanese-like domain-containing protein, encoding MPIMIRIIGAAALALVSLSGAIAPVRAAGPADSPVNVPEPEGYWTGAPKGYTPKTLKGATVVDIDALDTLVAAEKPVMIDVALADQKPVGFPADRPWLPAHRSIPGSLWMPGAGAAPMDPARETQFLARVADLTGGDKSKPVVTFCHPECWGSWNAGKRLVQNGYSRVYWFAEGVEGWQDTHDTTILKVDPAWAAKPVGEAQR
- a CDS encoding quinoprotein dehydrogenase-associated SoxYZ-like carrier, yielding MIMYASMKNSATKRSVTAALCLSAAMLMGGPVLAAGASDTDTERLERWQEISKSIFGDRKVEPTDALIKVDAPPRALDAALVPITLTMPEKDKIAAVHLIIDDNPSPYAAHITFGPAADPSEVKLRVRINNYTNVHAVAETKDGKLYEAVKFVKASGGCSAPMGMSDEEALKGAGDMKMKFAEGGTGKPVEATLMVRHPNFSGMQMNQVTRDYTPARYINKLDVSSNGKLVFSMNGDISIASNPVINFGLAPDAKGPIKVVAMDNQQGRWEHSFNTPSPSN
- a CDS encoding quinoprotein relay system zinc metallohydrolase 2; its protein translation is MTAYSSYSLTTRRGALFGGLCLCCLPTLGRAAGSFTMDEVGPGIFMRRGIDAEATPENGDAIANIGFIVGESSVLVTESGGSLADGQWLRAEIRKRTAKPISHVVLTHVHPDHCFGAEAFAQDKPVFIGHRTLRSALDSRGDFYRTRLVDILGADQAGSVVYPTMEVADTAEIDLGGRNLRFTAHGTAHTNCDLSMVDTKTGILFPADLLFVARIPSLDGSLLGWLKEVEKLEAMGASKAVPGHGPTLVDAAPAFADLTRYLTTLRDETRKAIAADQPIDKAIDSIGQAEREKWVLFDTYNGRNVTQAYKELEWE
- a CDS encoding TetR/AcrR family transcriptional regulator — encoded protein: MRDTRAELLAQAEVLVRGRGYSGFSYGDLAEAVNIRKASIHHHFRTKTDLAIALVEAYDARYDAALASVFATQADAVSRIEAYGRYYLSGVEDGLGCLCAVLAIELDTLPEALRADIARFFDKHIAWLERVLAEGRTDGSLRADLDPAATSRMVVATLEGALMLERLLAGSSGFRSTLGALCESLKPVRIG
- a CDS encoding GTP-binding protein, yielding MSDSPNAASSKIPVTVLTGYLGAGKTTLLNRILTENHGKRYAVIVNEFGEIGIDNDLVIGADEEVFEMNNGCVCCTVRGDLIRIMDGLVKRRGKFDAIIVETTGLADPAPVAQTFFIDEDVGGAARLDAVVTVADAKWLADRLKDAPEAKNQIAFADVILLNKADLVEPADLDRVEGLIRSINPYAKVHRTSRCDVALDQVLDRNAFDLSRILDIEPDFLEEGHHHHHDDDMQSVSAKIDGPVDPEKFMPWISTLTQVQGPDILRCKGIVAFPDEPQRFVFQGVHQILDGDLQGPWKDDEKRVSRVVFIGRKLDPQAIREGFYDCKVA